A genomic window from Sulfurospirillum diekertiae includes:
- the glmM gene encoding phosphoglucosamine mutase — protein MKLFGTDGVRGKAGKKLSAFMAMRLAMAAGIYFRKNSITNKILVGKDTRRSGYMIENAIVSGLTAVGYDVRQIGPMPTPAIAFLTEDMRCDAGIMISASHNPYFDNGIKFFDSFGNKLGETEEAAIEKIYYDDALIEANQKMEFDIGRSKRVDDVIGRYIVQIKNSFPKALTLKGLRIVLDTANGAAYKVAPTIFNELGADVIMINDEPNGSNINLNCGALHPEELGEEVRRLRADLGFAFDGDADRLVVVDENGNPIHGDKLIGKIATFLQGQNRLANKGVCVTVMSNQALEDYLNKSGIKTYRCDVGDKNVLEALYREKINFGGEQSGHIILSDFAKTGDALVAALAVMHCMLTEKQKVSKLFSPFELYPQLQQNIKVDNKIPLAELKGYDKLVSELESKKIRVLIRYSGTENLLRILLEGQDEKLLEDRMEKTVKFFKSALNE, from the coding sequence ATGAAACTTTTTGGAACCGATGGTGTTAGAGGTAAAGCAGGCAAAAAACTAAGTGCTTTTATGGCGATGCGTTTGGCAATGGCTGCAGGTATCTATTTTCGTAAAAATTCTATTACGAATAAAATTTTAGTAGGTAAAGATACGAGGCGCAGTGGTTATATGATTGAAAATGCGATTGTATCAGGCTTAACGGCCGTTGGTTACGATGTAAGACAAATTGGTCCTATGCCTACTCCTGCAATTGCTTTTTTAACGGAAGATATGCGTTGTGATGCAGGTATCATGATTAGCGCATCCCATAACCCTTATTTCGATAATGGAATTAAATTTTTCGACTCATTTGGTAATAAACTAGGCGAAACAGAAGAGGCAGCCATTGAAAAAATTTATTACGATGATGCATTAATTGAAGCAAATCAAAAAATGGAATTTGATATTGGCCGTTCTAAAAGAGTTGATGATGTGATTGGTCGTTACATTGTACAAATCAAGAATTCTTTTCCTAAAGCGTTAACGCTTAAAGGATTGCGCATTGTTCTTGACACGGCCAATGGCGCGGCTTACAAAGTTGCACCAACTATTTTTAATGAACTTGGTGCTGATGTTATTATGATCAATGATGAACCTAACGGTAGCAATATTAATCTTAACTGTGGAGCATTACATCCTGAGGAACTTGGAGAAGAAGTACGCCGTCTTCGTGCAGATTTAGGTTTTGCTTTTGATGGTGATGCTGATCGTTTAGTGGTTGTTGATGAAAACGGAAATCCTATTCATGGTGATAAGCTCATAGGAAAAATTGCCACTTTTTTACAAGGGCAAAATAGGCTTGCTAACAAAGGTGTCTGTGTTACTGTTATGAGTAATCAAGCGTTAGAAGATTATCTTAATAAATCAGGTATAAAAACCTATCGTTGTGATGTAGGGGATAAAAATGTTTTAGAAGCCTTATATAGGGAAAAAATAAACTTTGGAGGCGAGCAAAGTGGGCATATTATCTTGTCTGATTTTGCTAAAACAGGTGACGCGTTAGTAGCTGCTCTTGCTGTTATGCACTGTATGCTCACAGAAAAACAAAAAGTGAGTAAATTATTTAGTCCTTTTGAGCTTTATCCTCAACTTCAACAAAATATTAAAGTCGATAATAAAATTCCTCTTGCTGAACTCAAAGGCTATGACAAGTTAGTATCCGAACTAGAAAGCAAAAAAATCCGAGTTCTTATCCGTTATTCAGGAACAGAAAATTTATTACGTATTTTACTTGAAGGTCAAGATGAAAAGCTTCTTGAAGATCGTATGGAGAAAACAGTCAAATTTTTTAAAAGTGCCTTGAATGAATAG
- a CDS encoding EscU/YscU/HrcU family type III secretion system export apparatus switch protein: MNTPTPKTQKAVALKYDREKSAAPKVVASGKGEVANNIIKLAQEHDIFIKKDADLVELLSKIEINKEIPPMLYKAVAEVFSFIYKITNDKRK, from the coding sequence ATGAATACGCCAACTCCAAAAACACAAAAAGCCGTTGCCCTTAAGTACGATCGTGAAAAAAGTGCTGCACCAAAAGTGGTTGCTTCCGGTAAAGGTGAAGTCGCCAATAATATTATCAAATTAGCCCAAGAACATGATATATTTATTAAAAAAGATGCTGATTTGGTTGAGCTTCTCTCAAAAATAGAGATTAATAAAGAGATTCCACCAATGTTGTATAAAGCAGTTGCCGAAGTTTTTAGTTTTATCTATAAAATCACGAATGATAAACGAAAATAA
- the rpmI gene encoding 50S ribosomal protein L35, translating into MPKMKTVRGAAKRFRVGKSKIKRGAAFRSHILTKKPTKRMRGLKESKVVDARDEKSIKLMLCKA; encoded by the coding sequence ATGCCGAAAATGAAAACGGTACGCGGTGCCGCTAAACGTTTTAGAGTAGGTAAGAGCAAGATTAAAAGAGGCGCAGCCTTTAGAAGTCATATTCTTACTAAAAAACCAACGAAAAGAATGCGTGGTTTGAAAGAATCTAAAGTGGTAGATGCACGCGATGAGAAGTCCATTAAATTAATGCTTTGTAAAGCATAG
- a CDS encoding YdcF family protein, with protein MSSVYFLSKLFTYLVLPPGIFIVFFLLASFYAKRFRLFFLVNAIIFYLLSTTYVADWLLTPLEAPFNKPLEKQSSVDAVIVLGGGNTKGVANLPLSTDAYKRMMWGLMIAKSNNLPLLFSGGGTSKEYLESDAFLDSLKELKLYLEIPTPTSKSLNTKEFSLHVEDKSIDTYQNAELSKAAFEKTGLKEPTIYLVTSAYHMRRSIRLYEHFGFKVIPAATNFKINAKIKDEWDYLPNAHAFYKSYVALHEYVGLFSLRFRGI; from the coding sequence ATGAGTAGCGTTTACTTTCTCTCAAAACTCTTTACATACCTGGTTTTACCACCAGGTATTTTTATTGTCTTCTTTTTACTGGCCTCATTTTATGCCAAACGTTTTCGTCTCTTTTTTCTTGTCAATGCTATCATTTTCTATCTTTTGAGTACCACCTATGTTGCCGATTGGCTTCTTACCCCCTTAGAAGCACCTTTTAATAAACCACTTGAAAAACAGTCATCTGTAGATGCCGTTATTGTCTTAGGTGGTGGCAATACCAAAGGAGTAGCAAATTTACCCCTAAGTACCGATGCCTACAAGCGTATGATGTGGGGATTAATGATTGCAAAATCAAATAATTTACCTCTTTTATTTAGTGGTGGAGGAACTAGTAAAGAGTATTTGGAGAGTGATGCGTTTTTAGATAGCCTCAAAGAGCTCAAACTTTATTTAGAAATTCCAACACCTACATCTAAAAGCCTTAATACCAAAGAGTTCTCTTTACATGTAGAAGATAAGAGCATTGATACATACCAAAATGCAGAGCTGAGTAAAGCTGCATTTGAGAAAACAGGGCTAAAAGAACCAACGATCTATCTTGTCACCTCTGCATATCATATGAGGCGTTCTATTCGTCTCTATGAGCACTTTGGGTTTAAAGTTATCCCTGCTGCAACCAACTTTAAAATCAATGCCAAAATAAAAGATGAGTGGGACTATCTTCCAAATGCGCATGCTTTTTATAAAAGCTATGTGGCACTACATGAATACGTGGGACTATTTAGCTTAAGATTTAGAGGAATTTAA
- a CDS encoding glucosaminidase domain-containing protein produces MKFFSTLFIASCLLFNGALYAGGLSSEYYQIEDGPKQKEEFIRQMKVLVDKGNDEIIKDREFITNFFAKAVPGAFRGLNQQNVGYLISLRNKYGIESLFDRDEYFKRIDVIPTSLALSQAALESGWGKSRFAKEANNLFGHWSYSGVGLMPQNRAIGKTHMIRIFGSLQKSVNSYMLNLNTNDAYITFREKRLQSRNNGKNFGGMEASKTMSNYSELKEEYIKMIKEMIDQNNLLIYDK; encoded by the coding sequence GTGAAATTTTTCTCTACTCTTTTTATCGCCTCCTGCTTGCTTTTCAATGGAGCACTATACGCGGGAGGTTTATCTTCTGAATATTACCAAATTGAAGATGGCCCAAAGCAAAAAGAGGAATTTATCCGCCAGATGAAAGTGCTTGTGGATAAGGGTAATGATGAGATTATAAAAGATCGAGAATTCATTACCAATTTTTTTGCAAAAGCTGTTCCTGGTGCCTTTCGTGGACTCAATCAACAAAATGTAGGTTATCTCATCTCTTTGCGTAATAAATACGGCATCGAATCACTTTTTGATCGAGATGAGTATTTTAAACGTATTGATGTGATTCCTACCTCTTTAGCCCTATCACAAGCTGCATTGGAAAGTGGTTGGGGGAAAAGTCGATTTGCAAAAGAGGCCAATAATCTTTTTGGTCACTGGTCTTATTCAGGTGTTGGTTTGATGCCCCAAAACAGAGCAATAGGTAAAACACATATGATTCGTATTTTTGGTTCATTGCAAAAATCAGTGAATTCTTATATGCTAAATCTTAATACGAATGATGCTTATATCACATTTAGAGAAAAGAGACTGCAATCAAGAAATAATGGGAAAAACTTTGGAGGTATGGAAGCTTCTAAAACGATGAGTAATTATTCTGAGCTCAAAGAGGAATATATCAAAATGATTAAGGAGATGATTGATCAAAACAATCTTCTTATCTACGATAAATAG
- the purM gene encoding phosphoribosylformylglycinamidine cyclo-ligase, whose protein sequence is MSTVSYKDAGVDIDAGNQFVENIKPLVKSTFDKNVIGGIGSFAGAYELPSGYQKPVILGATDGVGTKLKLAIDSSIYDTVGIDLVAMCANDLICNFGTPLFFLDYYAMSKLEIDAAVSIVKGIAEGCIQAECSLIGGETAEMPGMYHSKDFDLAGFAVGIAEKDEMNRLPHVKAGDILIALPSSGVHSNGFSLVRKLFFDKLCYTFDTEFDGKPLIETLLTPTRIYVKLFKALKSKINALAHITGGGIVENLPRVLPEGLQAHVYKSKIKTLPVFDFMSQYVEESEMHRTFNMGVGMILVVSPENVNDVLANSDGYVIGELKVGPKSAVML, encoded by the coding sequence ATGAGCACAGTCAGCTACAAAGACGCTGGTGTCGATATAGACGCGGGAAACCAATTTGTCGAAAATATAAAACCACTGGTCAAATCCACTTTTGATAAAAATGTCATTGGAGGTATTGGTTCATTCGCCGGAGCATATGAGTTGCCATCAGGGTATCAAAAACCTGTCATTCTAGGTGCAACCGATGGCGTTGGAACTAAGCTCAAACTTGCTATTGATTCTAGTATTTATGATACCGTAGGCATTGATTTAGTTGCAATGTGTGCAAACGATCTTATCTGTAACTTTGGTACGCCACTTTTCTTCCTCGACTACTACGCCATGAGTAAACTAGAAATTGATGCTGCGGTAAGCATTGTTAAAGGTATTGCAGAGGGTTGTATTCAAGCGGAATGTTCACTCATCGGTGGGGAAACAGCTGAAATGCCAGGAATGTACCACAGTAAAGATTTTGATCTTGCTGGTTTTGCAGTAGGCATTGCTGAAAAAGATGAGATGAATCGTCTTCCACACGTAAAAGCTGGAGACATTTTAATTGCGCTTCCAAGCTCAGGTGTTCACTCTAACGGTTTTTCATTGGTACGTAAACTCTTCTTTGACAAACTATGCTACACCTTCGATACTGAATTTGATGGTAAACCGCTTATCGAAACACTTTTAACACCAACACGCATCTATGTGAAACTCTTTAAAGCGCTTAAATCCAAGATCAACGCTTTAGCGCACATCACGGGTGGTGGCATCGTTGAGAACCTTCCTCGCGTTCTTCCTGAAGGGCTCCAAGCACACGTCTACAAATCAAAGATCAAAACACTTCCTGTCTTTGACTTTATGAGTCAATACGTTGAAGAGAGTGAAATGCACCGTACGTTCAACATGGGAGTAGGAATGATCCTCGTTGTCAGTCCTGAAAATGTCAATGATGTCCTTGCGAACAGTGACGGCTATGTGATTGGCGAGCTTAAAGTTGGCCCTAAAAGTGCCGTTATGCTCTAA
- the rpsT gene encoding 30S ribosomal protein S20 — MANHKSAEKRIRQTKKRTERNRFYKTRIKNLTRAVREAVEAGDQAAAEVALKNVNKNFHSYAGKGILTKNTAARRVSRLSQLVNTLGSVAA; from the coding sequence ATGGCAAACCACAAGTCAGCAGAAAAGCGTATTAGACAAACAAAAAAACGCACTGAAAGAAATAGATTTTATAAAACTAGAATCAAAAATCTAACACGTGCTGTAAGAGAAGCTGTAGAAGCAGGTGATCAAGCAGCAGCTGAAGTTGCGTTGAAAAATGTGAATAAAAACTTTCATTCTTATGCAGGCAAAGGTATTTTAACTAAAAATACAGCTGCTCGCCGTGTAAGCAGATTGTCACAACTCGTTAATACGCTAGGTAGTGTTGCTGCATAA
- the infC gene encoding translation initiation factor IF-3: MSKDKDVILNDEIRAAEVRCVGDDGTQYGIITRKEALAKADELGLDLVLIAPDAKPPVCKIMNYGKFKYQQEKKLKEARKNQKIIEIKEIKLSVKIAANDVNYKIKHAREFLEEGKHVRFRVFLKGREMSNPEIGEQVLESLWPMLEDIAEREKTPKLEGRYINMLVTPKK, encoded by the coding sequence TTGAGTAAAGACAAAGATGTCATACTGAACGACGAGATCAGGGCAGCTGAGGTAAGATGTGTTGGTGATGATGGTACACAATATGGCATTATTACCAGAAAAGAGGCTCTTGCAAAAGCGGATGAGCTAGGACTAGATCTCGTTTTAATCGCACCTGATGCAAAGCCCCCGGTTTGCAAAATTATGAATTATGGTAAGTTCAAATACCAACAAGAAAAAAAACTGAAAGAAGCACGTAAAAATCAGAAAATTATTGAGATCAAAGAGATCAAACTTTCTGTAAAAATTGCTGCAAATGATGTTAATTATAAAATCAAACATGCTAGAGAGTTTTTGGAAGAGGGCAAACACGTACGTTTCAGGGTATTCCTAAAAGGGCGAGAGATGTCTAATCCAGAGATTGGAGAGCAGGTTTTAGAAAGCCTTTGGCCAATGTTGGAAGATATCGCTGAGCGTGAAAAAACACCAAAGCTTGAAGGTCGTTATATTAATATGTTGGTTACTCCTAAAAAATAA
- the coaE gene encoding dephospho-CoA kinase (Dephospho-CoA kinase (CoaE) performs the final step in coenzyme A biosynthesis.): MAYEHAIVLTGGIATGKSTVSSMLKSHGFEVIDADVIAKEVLPLHVKEVETLFGDRVIRDGSIDRKALGALIFNDKKEREKLNAFLHPLIRQEIFKQCDQLEEKKTPYIIDIPLYFESDGYACKLVTVVYAPVEVQRKRLMIREDFSKEEAQKRIDAQISIEEKKILADFLINNSFDMKFLESEIEKFIKFVRGTYANCKI, from the coding sequence ATGGCGTATGAACATGCAATTGTTTTAACAGGTGGGATAGCCACAGGCAAAAGTACTGTTTCGTCGATGCTAAAGTCGCATGGATTTGAAGTGATCGATGCAGACGTAATCGCGAAAGAGGTTTTACCTTTACATGTAAAAGAGGTTGAAACCCTTTTTGGAGATCGTGTTATTCGTGATGGATCAATTGATCGCAAAGCACTTGGTGCACTGATTTTTAACGATAAGAAGGAGCGTGAAAAGCTCAATGCTTTTTTGCACCCGCTGATTCGACAAGAGATTTTCAAGCAATGCGACCAGTTAGAAGAGAAGAAAACACCTTATATCATCGACATTCCACTCTATTTTGAAAGTGATGGGTATGCTTGTAAATTGGTGACGGTCGTGTATGCTCCTGTTGAAGTGCAACGAAAACGATTAATGATTCGAGAAGATTTTAGTAAAGAAGAAGCACAAAAACGAATCGATGCTCAAATTAGCATTGAAGAGAAGAAAATCTTAGCCGATTTTCTCATCAATAACTCTTTTGATATGAAATTTCTAGAGAGTGAGATCGAAAAATTTATTAAATTTGTACGGGGTACGTATGCAAATTGCAAAATATAA
- a CDS encoding antibiotic biosynthesis monooxygenase family protein yields MFAVIFRATVKETDNEYNTMANKLRKLAFETYGCLDFIAVCEGNQEVAISYWESEMAIKMWKENAEHLIAQELGQKRWYSSYSVQIVEVKHEYRF; encoded by the coding sequence ATGTTTGCTGTTATTTTTAGAGCAACGGTGAAAGAAACTGATAATGAATATAACACAATGGCAAACAAATTAAGAAAATTAGCTTTTGAAACCTATGGTTGTTTAGATTTTATAGCGGTTTGTGAAGGTAATCAAGAGGTCGCTATCTCATATTGGGAAAGTGAAATGGCAATTAAAATGTGGAAAGAAAATGCTGAGCATCTCATCGCTCAAGAACTCGGTCAAAAGCGATGGTATAGCTCTTATAGTGTTCAAATCGTCGAAGTTAAACACGAATATCGGTTTTAA
- the thrS gene encoding threonine--tRNA ligase, giving the protein MMNDVIAYKEGALVIDTQTAAASSKTYEDKILFDNSKDALEVIRHSCAHLMAQAIKALYKDAQFFVGPVIEDGFYYDFRVNEKIGDADLKEIEKKMAELATAKLPIEKIYTTKTAVIKRFEHDNLKQEVLLRIPDGEVSIYKQGDFEDLCRGPHVPNTKYLRFFKLIKVAGAYLGGDEKREMLTRIYGIAFADKESLKDYITMIEEAKKRDHRKIGNELKLFTFDDEVGAGLPIWLPNGGKLRSKLEQLLFKAHRKRGYLPVRGPELLKSDAWKISGHYQNYGENMYFTVIDESEYGIKPMNCLGHIKVFQSEVRSYRDLPLKFFEYGVVHRHEKSGVLHGLFRVREFTQDDAHIFCTPDQIKENVIEILSFVDSIMKTFGFKYEMEISTRPEKSIGDEKYWEAATEGLKNALDENGIHYGIDEGGGAFYGPKIDIKITDALKRKWQCGTIQVDFNLPERFDISYIDANNEHARPVMLHRAILGSFERFIGILIEHTSGEFPFFLAPTQAVIIPISDAHLAYAKTLANELMVEEIDVEVSSKNESLNKRIRNAETMRVPMILVIGDAEVEGQSVAVRDRRERTQYNLTKEALISKMKEKLSEVHF; this is encoded by the coding sequence ATGATGAATGATGTTATAGCCTATAAAGAAGGTGCTCTCGTCATTGACACCCAAACTGCTGCTGCCTCCTCAAAGACTTACGAAGACAAAATCTTATTTGATAATTCAAAAGATGCTCTTGAAGTAATCCGTCACTCATGTGCACATTTAATGGCTCAAGCGATTAAAGCATTATATAAAGATGCACAATTTTTTGTTGGACCTGTCATTGAAGACGGTTTTTATTATGATTTTCGTGTTAATGAAAAGATTGGTGATGCTGATCTTAAAGAGATTGAAAAAAAGATGGCAGAGCTTGCTACTGCTAAGTTGCCAATTGAGAAGATTTATACGACTAAAACGGCTGTTATTAAACGTTTTGAACATGACAATCTTAAACAAGAAGTTTTGCTAAGAATCCCTGATGGTGAAGTATCTATCTATAAACAAGGGGATTTTGAAGATTTATGCCGTGGACCTCACGTTCCCAATACTAAATATCTTAGATTTTTTAAACTGATTAAAGTTGCAGGTGCCTATCTTGGTGGTGATGAGAAACGTGAAATGCTAACACGTATTTACGGTATAGCTTTTGCAGATAAAGAGAGCCTCAAAGATTATATTACTATGATTGAAGAAGCAAAAAAGAGAGATCATCGCAAAATCGGTAATGAACTTAAGCTCTTTACCTTTGATGATGAAGTAGGTGCAGGTCTTCCAATTTGGTTACCCAATGGTGGCAAATTAAGAAGTAAGTTGGAGCAACTCCTTTTTAAAGCACATCGCAAGCGAGGTTATTTACCTGTAAGAGGGCCAGAACTTCTAAAATCTGATGCATGGAAAATTAGTGGTCACTACCAGAATTATGGTGAGAATATGTATTTCACTGTCATTGATGAGTCTGAATATGGCATTAAACCAATGAACTGTTTAGGGCATATTAAAGTATTTCAAAGTGAAGTGAGAAGTTACCGCGATTTACCACTTAAATTTTTTGAATACGGTGTTGTACATCGTCATGAAAAAAGCGGTGTACTCCATGGGCTATTCCGCGTGCGTGAATTTACTCAAGATGATGCTCACATTTTCTGTACACCGGATCAAATTAAAGAAAATGTTATAGAAATTTTAAGTTTTGTCGATTCTATTATGAAAACATTTGGATTTAAGTATGAGATGGAAATTTCGACTCGCCCTGAGAAATCAATTGGTGATGAAAAATACTGGGAGGCAGCAACGGAAGGCTTAAAGAATGCACTTGATGAAAACGGCATTCATTATGGCATTGATGAAGGTGGTGGAGCTTTTTATGGCCCTAAAATTGACATTAAGATTACCGATGCGCTTAAACGTAAATGGCAATGTGGAACCATTCAAGTTGATTTTAATTTGCCAGAGCGTTTTGATATTTCCTACATTGATGCAAACAATGAACATGCACGTCCAGTCATGCTACATCGTGCAATTTTGGGTTCATTTGAGCGTTTTATTGGTATTTTGATTGAACATACATCGGGAGAATTTCCATTTTTCCTTGCACCAACGCAAGCCGTGATTATTCCAATCTCAGATGCACATTTGGCTTATGCTAAAACATTAGCAAATGAACTTATGGTTGAAGAAATTGATGTAGAAGTCTCTTCCAAAAATGAGAGCCTCAATAAACGCATTCGCAATGCAGAAACGATGCGCGTGCCAATGATTTTGGTCATTGGTGATGCCGAAGTTGAAGGACAAAGTGTTGCCGTAAGAGATAGACGCGAAAGAACACAGTATAATTTGACTAAAGAAGCATTAATATCAAAAATGAAGGAGAAACTTAGTGAGGTACACTTTTGA
- the lspA gene encoding signal peptidase II, translating to MNRRWIVLIASLCCVFFVDQLIKTFFLEGFRWQGSFFSLILTYNKGVAFSMFAFLEEYLKYIQLFLVGGLGIYLLFYKDILRNYSFPIGIISGAALSNIYDRFIHGGVVDYFFWHYGFEFAVFNFADVMIDFGVILILYHSWKSKKES from the coding sequence ATGAATAGAAGATGGATTGTTCTTATTGCTTCATTATGTTGTGTTTTTTTTGTAGATCAATTGATTAAAACTTTTTTCTTAGAAGGATTTCGCTGGCAAGGGAGTTTCTTTTCATTGATTTTGACTTACAATAAAGGTGTAGCATTTTCAATGTTCGCTTTTTTAGAAGAGTATCTAAAGTATATTCAACTATTTTTAGTTGGTGGTTTAGGTATTTATCTGTTATTTTATAAAGACATACTTCGAAACTATAGTTTTCCTATAGGAATTATTTCAGGTGCAGCACTGAGTAATATTTACGATCGCTTTATCCATGGTGGTGTTGTAGATTATTTTTTCTGGCATTATGGTTTTGAATTTGCTGTTTTCAATTTTGCCGATGTAATGATTGATTTTGGAGTAATTCTGATTTTATATCACTCTTGGAAAAGCAAAAAAGAAAGTTAG
- the prfA gene encoding peptide chain release factor 1, whose protein sequence is MLKDKLLPFLERYNELSTLLSDPNIATDIKKMTALSKEQSGLEKIKDKTLEYLSTLDQIEENKLLFDDEELGELAKDELRILEPRKEEIEEEIKLLLLPTDPNDERNIFLEIRAGTGGDEAAIFVSDLFKSYLRYAENRGWKVEIVSLSEGVLNGYKEVIALIKGQGAFSRLKYEGGVHRVQRVPLTESQGRVHTSAVTVAVMPEVDDVEIEILEKDLKVDVMRSSGNGGQSVNTTDSAVRITHLPTGLVVVNQDGKSQHKNKDAAMKVLKAKLYDMQMQERNAKESEARKTQVGSGDRSARIRTYNYPQNRITDHRVGLTLYRLDAIMEGGFYDEIIDPIITHYQTELMKEANL, encoded by the coding sequence ATGTTGAAAGATAAATTACTCCCATTTCTCGAACGTTATAATGAGCTCTCTACACTTTTAAGTGATCCTAATATCGCTACAGATATTAAGAAAATGACAGCGCTTTCCAAAGAACAGTCAGGATTAGAGAAAATCAAAGATAAAACACTTGAATATCTTTCAACACTTGATCAAATTGAAGAAAATAAACTTCTCTTCGATGATGAAGAGCTCGGTGAACTTGCAAAAGACGAACTTCGGATTCTTGAACCTCGCAAAGAAGAGATTGAAGAAGAGATTAAACTTCTCTTGCTTCCTACAGATCCCAATGATGAACGCAATATCTTTTTAGAAATTCGCGCTGGTACCGGTGGAGATGAAGCCGCTATTTTTGTATCAGACCTTTTTAAATCTTATCTTCGCTACGCTGAAAATCGTGGTTGGAAAGTTGAAATTGTCTCACTCAGTGAAGGTGTACTGAATGGCTATAAAGAGGTTATCGCGCTTATTAAAGGGCAGGGTGCTTTTTCACGTCTTAAATATGAAGGTGGCGTTCACAGAGTTCAACGTGTTCCTCTTACTGAGTCACAGGGCAGAGTACACACTTCAGCAGTTACAGTTGCGGTTATGCCTGAAGTTGATGATGTTGAGATCGAGATACTCGAAAAAGATTTGAAAGTTGATGTTATGAGGTCTTCTGGAAACGGTGGACAATCAGTCAATACAACCGACAGTGCCGTAAGAATTACCCACTTACCTACAGGTCTTGTGGTGGTTAATCAAGATGGTAAATCACAGCATAAAAACAAAGATGCTGCAATGAAAGTGCTCAAAGCAAAACTTTATGATATGCAGATGCAAGAACGCAATGCTAAAGAGAGTGAAGCACGAAAAACACAAGTTGGATCAGGCGATAGAAGTGCTCGTATTCGTACCTACAACTATCCACAAAATCGTATTACTGACCATAGAGTAGGGCTTACATTGTATCGTTTGGATGCTATTATGGAAGGTGGTTTTTATGATGAAATTATCGACCCTATTATTACACATTACCAAACAGAGCTTATGAAAGAAGCAAACCTTTAA
- the dapF gene encoding diaminopimelate epimerase — MQIAKYNANGNDFIIFHTFVEVDRSGLAQQLCDRQKGVGADGLIVLLPHPEYDFKWQFYNNDGSVASMCGNGTRACAHYAFTNQLAGASMRFLTGAGVITSLVENDVVETELTTPQVLSESFDENGLTWHFCDTGVPHLVTFVDDTACFDKVIARQMRYKYNANVNYAMLKENTLHVRTYERGVEDETLACGTGMAACFYSAYRQKLIEASAKVYPISGEELNLRIENQRLFFKGRVQKVFETVLEL; from the coding sequence ATGCAAATTGCAAAATATAATGCCAATGGCAATGATTTTATTATTTTTCATACCTTTGTTGAGGTTGATCGAAGTGGATTGGCGCAACAGTTATGTGACAGACAAAAAGGTGTGGGTGCAGATGGCTTAATTGTGTTGCTACCCCATCCTGAATATGATTTTAAATGGCAATTTTACAATAATGATGGGAGTGTTGCTTCTATGTGCGGGAACGGCACACGCGCATGCGCTCACTATGCCTTTACTAACCAATTAGCAGGCGCTTCTATGCGCTTTCTAACAGGGGCTGGAGTCATAACTTCTCTGGTAGAAAATGATGTTGTTGAAACAGAACTCACAACACCTCAAGTGCTCAGTGAGTCATTTGATGAAAATGGTTTAACATGGCATTTTTGCGATACGGGAGTACCTCATCTGGTAACTTTTGTTGATGATACTGCATGCTTTGATAAAGTGATTGCACGTCAAATGCGCTATAAGTATAATGCCAATGTGAATTATGCAATGCTTAAGGAAAATACTTTACATGTAAGAACTTATGAGCGAGGGGTGGAAGATGAAACACTTGCTTGCGGTACTGGGATGGCAGCATGTTTCTACAGTGCTTATCGCCAGAAACTCATAGAAGCAAGTGCAAAAGTCTATCCTATTAGTGGAGAAGAGTTAAATTTACGGATTGAAAATCAAAGACTTTTTTTCAAAGGAAGGGTGCAAAAAGTCTTTGAAACGGTGTTGGAACTTTAA